From the genome of Colletotrichum higginsianum IMI 349063 chromosome 4, whole genome shotgun sequence, one region includes:
- a CDS encoding AAA family ATPase, with protein sequence MARTSTKGLGRRSGRYTNDDPLDEEDQQEINGILTEEDKRRREELEKAPMRVELKHLEKRWTKKGRPFVVEPQEDEDVPEEKVNWYEKYALCITRQYDSQNKYICRTSLEVNSPGLKKVLGDVIGSQFPGQSYMTSNITVEFPPRSLYHYRHELAEAAGGLDPESEGALHMPVLLDFINEKFHDVITDGGNLLEQGLMSYEHLWTIFRPGCLVFTTRLSQSRVYKLNNYMYTCGQCPGLQLSVEYVDFDGDEFGTREECLLIPAFAGAASIASLNVLPLDRHPNPDAVRAMLTDRGRRWEALAGQNFREYKGVALDGRYRRFNIDGRVMVDTATYHRIVANEAFSVEPFPKAIGQKRKQADESDEMELVPKETAELPPLTDDQALLASPMVRGFSFTEKKFLDFFVDKISAIEWNTRCFEQLVLPDAQKELVQALVAEHTARTTDPDSSAFDDIVKGKGRGLILVLHGPPGVGKTLTAECVAEFSRRPLYIVSSGDLGTSASALDEKLTKTLDLASTWKAVLLIDEADVFLERRSLHDMERNSLVSIFLRTLEYYGGILFMTTNRVQTFDDAFKSRIHVPLRYDDLPRESRMRVWRNFLGGVDGDVDVDEAGYERLAEARLNGRQIKNVVRTARSLAAHKKRRLDCAQLQQVVDIQMTFERELDSGEREGEVDVAAR encoded by the exons ATGGCGCGCACTAGTACCAAGGGCCTGGGCCGCAGATCTGGCCGCTATACTAATGATGATcctctcgacgaggaggatcAGCAGGAAATCAACGGCATCCTCACCGAGGAAGATAAACGACGCCGTGAGGAGCTTGAGAAGGCTCCCATGCGAGTCGAGCTGAAGCATCTTGAGAAAAGATGGACCAAGAAGGGCCGTCCGTTTGTCGTTGAGCCtcaagaagacgaagatgtTCCTGAGGAAAAGGTCAACTGGTACGAGAAGTACGCACTCTGC ATCACCCGCCAGTATGATTCTCAGAATAAGTACATTTGTCGAACATCGCTCGAGGTGAACTCTCCTGGCCTCAAGAAGGTCCTTGGAGACGTCATCGGCAGCCAGTTTCCTGGCCAGTCCTACATGAcctccaacatcaccgtcGAATTCCCTCCTCGTAGTCTGTACCACTACCGCCatgagctggccgaggcggccggcggtcTGGACCCCGAGTCCGAAGGGGCCCTTCACATGCCGGTCCTGCTCGACTTCATCAACGAAAAGTTCCACGACGTCATCACCGACGGAGGGAACCTCCTCGAGCAGGGCTTGATGAGCTACGAGCACCTCTGGACCATCTTCCGCCCAGGATGCCTGGTCTTCACGACCCGTCTCAGCCAGTCCCGCGTGTACAAGCTCAACAACTACATGTACACTTGCGGCCAGTGCCCCGGTCTCCAGCTCAGCGTCGAATACGTCGActttgacggcgacgagttCGGGACAAGAGAGGAGTGTCTCCTGATTCCGGCCTTCGCCGGAGCCGCCTCAATCGCCTCGCTCAACGTCCTGCCTCTGGATCGTCACCCTAACCCCGATGCTGTCAGGGCCATGTTGACCGACCGCGGTCGCCGGTGGGAGGCCCTTGCCGGCCAGAACTTCCGCGAATACAAGGGCGTGGCGCTGGACGGCAGATACCGCCGCTTCAACATCGATGGCCGCGTCATGGTCGACACCGCAACGTACCACCGAATCGTGGCGAACGAGGCCTTCAGCGTCGAGCCCTTCCCCAAGGCCATTGGCCAGAAGCGGAAACAGGCCGACGAGAGCGACGAGATGGAGCTCGTGCCCAAGGAGACTGCCGAGTTACCGCCCCTCACCGACGACCAAGCCCTGCTGGCGAGCCCCATGgtccgcggcttcagcttcacCGAGAAGAAGttcctcgacttcttcgtcgacaAGATCAGCGCCATCGAGTGGAACACGCGGTGCTTCGAGCAGCTCGTCCTCCCGGACGCGCAGAAGGAGCTCGTGCAGGCCCTCGTGGCGGAGCACACGGCGCGCACGACGGACCCGGACTCGTCCGCCTTTGAcgacatcgtcaagggcaaaggCCGCGGCCTCATCCTCGTGCTCCACGGGCCGCCCGGCGTGGGCAAGACGCTGACGGCCGAGTGCGTGGCCGAGTTCAGCCGGCGGCCGCTGTACATCGTGTCGTCGGGCGACCTGGgcacgtcggcgtcggcgctcgacgagaagctgaCCAAGACGCTCGACCTGGCGAGCACGTGGAAGGCGGTGCTGctcatcgacgaggcggacgtCTTCCTGGAGCGCCGGTCGCTGCACGACATGGAGCGCAACAGCCTCGTGTCCATCTTCCTGCGGACGCTCGAGTACTACGGCGGCATCCTGTTCATGACGACGAACCGCGTGCAGACGTTCGACGATGCGTTCAAGAGCCGCATCCACGTGCCGCTGCGGTACGACGACCTGCCGCGCGAGAGCCGGATGCGGGTGTGGCGGAacttcctcggcggcgtcgacggggacGTGGACGTGGACGAGGCCGGGTACGAGAGgctcgccgaggcgaggCTGAACGGGCGGCAGATCAAGAACGTGGTGAGGACGGCCAGGAGCCTCGCGGCGCACAAGAAGCGCCGGCTGGACTGCgcgcagctgcagcaggTCGTGGACATTCAGATGACGTTTGAGAGGGAGTTGGATtcgggagagagagagggagaggtcgacgtcgcggCTCGGTAG